The DNA region AAAAAGCCAAGTGGGGGAGGGACTCCTGCTTCTGTcaagtgttttaagtgtggagAGTCGGGCCATCGTGCTAATGAGTGAAAGAATAATGTTCTGAGGTTCTTTAAGTGTGGTAAGACAGGTCAATGTGTTGTAGATTGTATGAGTGATGAGCCGATTTGTTATAATTGCAAGGAACAAGGTCATATCAGTACCAATTGTCAGAAGCCTAAGAAGGTACAATTTGGATGAAAGGTCTTTGCTTTGACTTGGACAGAGACTACTAGTGTTAACTGTTTAATTCGAGGTACGTGTTTTATAAATAGTATTCCTTTGATTGCTATTATTTACACGGGTGCAACGCGTTCGTTTGTTTCGCTTGATTATGCTGATAGACTGGGTTGAAATTGTCTTCTATGGAGGGGAATATGATTTTTGATACCCCGACTCTAGGTCTGATAACCAATTCATGGGTTTGTTTGAATTTTGTGCTTACCATTTATGGTATGGATTTAGTATGTCTACCTTTGATGAATCTCTATGTTATCCTTGGAATGAACTGGTTGGAGTTTAATCATGATCATATCAACTATTTCAACAAGACAGTGTCACTTCAAGAGTTTGATGTTAGTGATGAGTTTTTCGTGTCGGCTAAGCAGGTGAATGAGTTCGTAAAGGATGATGATGCAGTGTTTATGATATTATCTTCTATGAAGGCAAAAAGTAAAGTTTTATTAGGAGAGTTACCAGTGGTGAGTGATTTTCCAGAGGTGTTTCCAGATGATATCAAGGATTTGCCACCAGAGCGCGAAGTTGAGTTTACTATTGACTTAGTGTCTAGTACTAGTTTGGTGTCGATGGCTCCTTATAGGATGTATGCTTCAGAGTTGAGTGAATCGAAGAAGTTACTGGTAGATCTAATTGAAAAGAAGTTTGTTCGTCCAAGTGTTTCACTGTGGGATGCGTCggtattgttagtgaagaagaaggaCAATATTTATGAGGCTATGTGTTGACTACCAACAActgaataaggtgactatcaagaacAAGTGTTCATTTCCTAGGATCGATGATTTAATGGATCAGTTGGTAGGTGCTTGTttgtttagcaagattgatttgcGTTTGGGTTACCATCATATTCGAGTGAAGTCGGAAGATATTTCGAAGACTGCTTTCAAAATGAGGTATGGTCATTACGAGTATTCGATAATGCCGTTTAGGGTGTCTAATGCACCTAGAGTGTTCATGGAATACATGAATATAATATTTCATTCGTATTTATACCAGTTCTTGGTTATGTTTATAGATGACATCCGTATATATTCAAAGTCTAATGAAGAGCATGTAGAACATCTGAGAATTGTATTGCAAACATTGAAAGAGAACCAATTATATGCAAAGTTGTCCAAGTGCGAGTTTTGGTTAAGATTAGTGAGTTTACTTGATCATGtgatttctagtggtggtatagttGTGGATCCATCAAAGATAGATGATGTGTTACAATGGGAGACCCCAAAGTCTGTCACTGAGATTATAACTTTTATTGGATTGGCTAGTTACTATATGAAGTTCATCGAAGGTTTTTCGAAGTTAGTGTTGCCTTTGACTCAGTTGACTCTAAAGGGTCAAGCATATGTTTGGGACGTGCATTGTGATGAGagtttccaagaactcaagaagaagttgacgTCTACTCTAGTTTTGATCTTGCTGAATCCAAGTGAATTATGAAttgtgatgcttcgaagatggCTCTAGGTGGTGTGTTCATGCAGAACGGACAGGTTGTGGCTTACGCTTCTAGACAGTTGATATTTCATGAGAGGAATTATGCCATGAATGATCTTGAGTTGGCAGCAGTGGTACTCGTGTTGAATATTTAAAGGCACTATCTATTTGGCTCCATATTTGAGgtgttcagtgatcacaaaaGTTTGAAGTATTTATTTCATCAAAAGCAATTGAATATAAGGCAAAGGAGATGGCTCAAGTTTCTGAAAGGTTACGATTTTGGATTGAGTTACCATCCGGGTAAGGCTAATGTTGTAGCTGGCGTATTGAGCAGGAAGTCTTTACATATGTCAATGTAAAGAGGTTCCAATAGTAAGCTTAAGCTTCATAATAAGGGTGGTAActtcagaattgatgagaattgcGTGATGAGGTTTAGACACAAGGCTTGTGTACCTGATTTACCTaagcttaagaagagtattcttgagaAGGGTCACAGAAGTGGGTAGAGTATTTATCCAGGTGccactaagatgtatcaagacttaaAGAAATTATTTTTGTGGCCAATAATGAAAAAGGAAGTAGTTGAGTTTGTGTATGCTTatttgacttgtcaaaagtcgAA from Lathyrus oleraceus cultivar Zhongwan6 chromosome 1, CAAS_Psat_ZW6_1.0, whole genome shotgun sequence includes:
- the LOC127099023 gene encoding uncharacterized protein LOC127099023, which translates into the protein MDLVCLPLMNLYVILGMNWLEFNHDHINYFNKTVSLQEFDVSDEFFVSAKQVNEFVKDDDAVFMILSSMKAKSKVLLGELPVVSDFPEVFPDDIKDLPPEREVEFTIDLVSSTSLVSMAPYRMYASELSESKKLLVDLIEKKFVRPSVSLWDASVLLVKKKDNIYEAMC